A portion of the Manihot esculenta cultivar AM560-2 chromosome 2, M.esculenta_v8, whole genome shotgun sequence genome contains these proteins:
- the LOC110604940 gene encoding probable mannitol dehydrogenase gives MVAKLPEEEHPKQAFGWAARDESGVLSPFTFSRRETGEKDVCFKVLYCGMCHSDLHMVKNEWGTSTYPLVPGHEIVGVVTEVGSKVEKFKAGDKVGVGCMVGSCHSCHNCTNNLENYCPEMILTYGAKYYDGTTTYGGYSNIMVADEHFIVRIPDTLPLDATAPLLCAGITVYSPLKHYGLNKPGMHVGVVGLGGLGHMAVKFAKAMGVKVTVISTSPSKKQEAVEHLGADSFLVSRDQYQMKTAMGTMDGIIDTVSAMHPLVPLIGLLKTSGKLVLVGAPEKPLELPAFPLLMGRKMVGGSCIGGMKETQEMIDFAAKHNIAADIEVIPIEDVNTAMERILKADVRYRFVIDIGNTISSAL, from the exons ATGGTAGCCAAATTGCCAGAAGAAGAGCATCCCAAGCAGGCATTCGGATGGGCTGCAAGAGACGAATCTGGTGTCCTCTCTCCCTTCACCTTCTCCAGGAG GGAAACAGGAGAGAAAGACGTTTGTTTCAAGGTCCTCTACTGTGGGATGTGCCACTCAGATCTTCACATGGTCAAGAATGAATGGGGCACTTCTACCTACCCTCTTGTCCCTGg GCATGAGATTGTGGGAGTGGTGACAGAGGTCGGGAGCAAAGTGGAAAAATTTAAGGCGGGAGATAAAGTTGGTGTGGGCTGCATGGTGGGATCATGCCATTCCTGCCATAACTGCACAAACAATCTTGAGAATTACTGCCCAGAGATGATACTCACCTATGGTGCTAAGTACTATGACGGAACCACCACTTACGGCGGCTACTCTAACATCATGGTGGCCGATGAGCACTTCATCGTTCGTATTCCAGATACCTTACCTCTTGATGCTACTGCTCCTCTCCTTTGTGCTGGGATCACAGTGTACAGCCCCTTGAAACATTATGGACTCAACAAGCCTGGCATGCACGTAGGCGTAGTTGGCCTGGGCGGACTTGGCCATATGGCAGTGAAATTTGCTAAGGCTATGGGAGTGAAGGTTACTGTGATTAGCACCTCACCTAGCAAGAAGCAGGAGGCTGTTGAGCATCTTGGTGCTGATTCATTTTTGGTTAGCCGTGACCAATATCAAATGAAG ACTGCAATGGGTACAATGGATGGAATAATTGATACAGTGTCAGCAATGCACCCACTTGTACCTTTGATTGGGCTATTGAAGACTAGTGGAAAGCTGGTTTTGGTTGGTGCTCCAGAGAAGCCACTTGAGCTACCAGCCTTTCCTTTGTTAATGG GAAGGAAGATGGTGGGAGGTAGTTGCATTGGGGGAATGAAAGAAACACAAGAAATGATTGATTTTGCAGCCAAACACAACATAGCAGCAGACATAGAAGTTATTCCAATTGAGGATGTGAACACTGCTATGGAACGCATTCTAAAAGCTGATGTTAGATATCGGTTTGTCATTGATATTGGCAACACAATCAGCTCTGCCCTCTGA